Proteins encoded in a region of the Stieleria neptunia genome:
- a CDS encoding alpha-L-fucosidase has translation MTCTATALVAMMTCCGFAEQPHPATLPHPAVAPAVEKIQAVTAEGPFQPEWSSLEQYKIPQWYKDAKFGIFIHWGAYSVPAYGSEWYPRQMYINLPRRGDNFFDHHIKTYGPQGKFGYKDFIPQFKAEKFDAACWAKLFKETGARYVIPVAEHHDGFPMYDCSFTRWDASEMGPKRDVIRELSVAVRNEGMKFGVSSHRAFNWMYYVRDKSFDNADPQYADLYGRPMPFLFKADAWDYKSHFVPQDEQFKDDWLARSCELVDKYQPDVFWFDFGITPGLQTTNYENNPFADHLKQFAAYYYNRSSKQSGQAGVINYKWEAFPESAAVLDKERSKMAEIRKPFWQTDTAVSASSWGYTRNQRYKTPERLINDLVDIVSKNGCLLLNVGPRADGTIPEEDQAILKAIGSWLKINGESIYETTYWKTFGEGPTAVSTGHTSESKDKPFTAADLRFTARGDTLYVTGLKWPASGRITVKTLASDSEHYQGEIASITMLGSDQKLQWSRDENGLSVQLPTTKPSEYAYVLKVTR, from the coding sequence ATGACGTGTACCGCAACTGCACTTGTCGCCATGATGACGTGCTGCGGTTTCGCCGAGCAACCGCACCCCGCGACCCTGCCACATCCGGCGGTCGCCCCGGCCGTTGAGAAGATCCAAGCGGTCACCGCCGAGGGACCGTTTCAGCCCGAATGGTCCTCGCTCGAGCAGTACAAAATCCCGCAGTGGTACAAGGACGCCAAGTTTGGAATCTTCATCCACTGGGGCGCGTACAGCGTTCCCGCCTACGGCAGCGAGTGGTATCCGCGGCAGATGTACATCAATCTTCCGCGACGTGGCGACAACTTCTTCGATCATCACATCAAGACGTACGGACCGCAGGGCAAGTTTGGATACAAAGACTTCATCCCGCAGTTCAAGGCGGAGAAGTTTGACGCGGCGTGCTGGGCAAAGCTGTTCAAAGAAACCGGCGCGCGTTACGTCATCCCGGTGGCGGAACACCACGACGGATTCCCGATGTACGATTGCTCGTTCACGCGCTGGGATGCCTCGGAAATGGGGCCCAAACGTGACGTGATTCGCGAGTTGTCGGTCGCCGTTCGCAACGAAGGCATGAAGTTCGGTGTCAGCAGCCACCGTGCGTTCAACTGGATGTACTACGTCCGTGACAAGTCGTTCGACAACGCCGATCCGCAATACGCCGATCTGTACGGTCGTCCGATGCCGTTTCTGTTTAAAGCCGACGCGTGGGACTACAAGAGTCACTTCGTCCCCCAAGACGAACAGTTCAAAGATGACTGGCTGGCGCGGTCCTGTGAGCTGGTCGACAAGTATCAACCCGACGTTTTCTGGTTCGACTTTGGGATCACTCCCGGATTGCAAACCACCAATTACGAAAACAATCCGTTCGCCGATCACCTCAAACAGTTTGCGGCCTACTACTACAATCGATCGTCGAAACAATCTGGCCAGGCGGGGGTGATCAACTACAAATGGGAAGCCTTCCCCGAATCGGCCGCCGTGCTGGACAAAGAACGATCCAAGATGGCCGAGATTCGCAAGCCCTTTTGGCAAACCGACACCGCCGTCAGCGCCAGTTCGTGGGGGTACACTCGGAACCAACGTTACAAGACCCCGGAACGATTGATCAACGATCTGGTCGATATCGTCAGCAAAAATGGTTGCCTGTTGTTGAACGTCGGCCCCCGCGCCGATGGCACGATCCCCGAAGAAGACCAAGCGATCCTGAAAGCGATCGGAAGCTGGCTGAAGATCAACGGGGAATCGATCTACGAAACGACGTACTGGAAAACGTTCGGCGAAGGCCCGACCGCTGTTTCCACCGGTCACACCTCGGAATCCAAAGACAAACCGTTCACCGCGGCGGATCTTCGATTCACCGCCCGCGGCGACACGCTGTACGTCACCGGGTTGAAATGGCCGGCCAGCGGCCGCATCACGGTCAAGACGCTGGCCAGCGACAGCGAACACTATCAGGGTGAAATCGCGTCGATCACGATGTTGGGATCGGACCAAAAACTGCAATGGTCGCGTGACGAAAACGGGCTCTCGGTGCAACTGCCGACGACCAAGCCGTCCGAGTACGCCTATGTCTTGAAAGTCACCCGATAG